DNA from Pseudomonadota bacterium:
ATCAATATAAAAGGTAGTTGGTAATATAAAAAATGATAGGAATTTTTGATTCAGGAATTGGCGGGTTAACAGTAGTTAAAGCAGTAATGGAAAAAATTCCAAGTTATGATATTATATATTTTGGCGATACCGCCCGAACACCATACGGTAGCAAGAGTTCCGAAACTGTAATTCAATATGCTATAGAAGATACTAAGTTTTTATTAAACAATGGGGCTAAAGTAATTGTTGTGGCTTGCAATACAGCTTCAAGTGTTGCAACCGAGACTATAGTGAATAATTTTGACGTTCCGGTTTTTGAGGTTATTACTCCTGCTGTGGAGCTTGCTATTGAATCTTCCGGAAAAATGTCTATAGGTGTTATCGGAACAAGAGCAACAATCAAAAGCAGTATATATGAGAAAAAAATTAAGGCTGTAAATACTGCGGCCAGAGTTTATTCGGTTGCTTGTCCTCTTCTTGTGCCACTGGTTGAAGAAGGCTGGATAAATAAGCCTGAAACGGCAATGATAGTAAAAAAATATCTTCATTCCCTTAAAGTAAAACAGATAGATACTCTGATTCTTGGATGTACGCATTATCCGCTTTTAAAACATATTATTTCCCGAAAAATCGGAAAGAGAGTAAATATAATTGATTCTTCTATAGGAGTTGCAAATAAACTGGAAATTTATCTCAAAGAACATCCTGATGTTGACAACCGTTTGGGCAAAAACGGAAAAACAAAAATATTCGTATCTGATATAACTGAACAGTTTGGAAAAACGGCAAAAGCAACACTAAGAAACAGTGTTGTGCTTGAGCAGATCAAGATATAATGTGTCTATAACAGTTTCAGGTGTTATATCGCTTAGGCATTTAATTTCTTTGCAGTCTGATTTTCCGGTTTCAAAGCATGGCACGCAGTCAGTTTGAGATTGGATAACTTTAACAAAGCGACCAAACGGCTTCCACCTTTTTGGGTCTGAAGGCCCGAATATCACAATTGCAGGAATCCCCATAAATGCTGCAAGATGGCTTATCCCTGAATCATTTCCGATAAATCCGCTGCTTTGTTTCAATAATGGTAAAAGTTCCAACAGTTTTGCAGGAGTGTGAATTATGCTGTTTGAAGGAAGATGTTTCTTGAAATATTTTCCAAGATCATATTCCGCCGGGCCAATTATAATTTCAGAACATATTTTTTTTGATTCAAGATTTCTGCAAACCTTTATAAAATTTGAAGCCGGCCAGTTTTTTCTTGTGCTTCCTGATCCCGGATGCATTATTATTTTAGAGCCGTTTTCTTGTGCTTTTGTATTTCCAATCTCTTTTTTCAGATAATCATGATATTCTTTTTCAGGCAGATTCTCATTATCTATCAGGTTGTATTGCGCAAGAAGTTTTAAGATGTAGTTTAAAATATGAATTTGCTGATTTGCATCAGGACGTGGAGGTATACGGTATATTCTTTTTTGAATAATACTGCTTATGGTTTTTCCTAGTTCATTGGAATAAGAAAAAAGAATAATTTCATCGTATGAGCTAAGGATTTTTGATGCAACCGGGTTAACATTATCTGAAAATAATGAAGAAAAGAATGTGGCTTGAACCGGATAGGTTTTATCTGTTAATTTAAGTAAGCAGGCTAATTCTCCTATGCTTTTATTGCAGATTGCATCAATTTGTTTAAAATTTTCTTTAAGTTTTATTATTGCAGGAAACAGAGAAACGATATCTCCAATTGCTCCCTGGTGGATGAATAAAAGATTTTTTTGCATAATTTATTATAAATAAAAAGCAGTGCATGTCCAAACAATTAATTTTATAGCTTTTGGGTGGTTAGATATATAATTAGAGAAAGGGTTTTTAACTTGATGTTTTTCAGCGGCCTCTTCCTCCGCCTCCACCACTGCGTCCGCCACCAAAACTACCGCCACCAAAACTACCGCCACCAAAACTACCGCCACCGGAACTACCGCCACCGGAACTACCACTGCCGGAACTTTCAAAACGGCTGTCATTGTTTCGCATTCCCATAGGCTGCATATTATTATTCGGAAAATCATCATATACACGGCTTGGGTTGGGGTGTAATTCGCGGATACCCATTTTGCTGTGAGCTTGCTGAACCGTTTGCTTGCCGTTTATTACTTTAAGTGCTTCAGAAGTAATTTTAGGATTTTCAATTTTATTTGCTTTGGCAGCTTTGATCATCATGGATAGCTCAAGAGGAAAGCTGTGAAAATGATTATGTTCAATACCTGAAGAAGCGATATGGCCGGCCTCTTCGGGGTTCAGACCGGACTGTTTTGCAACTGCATAAAAGGTCATTGCTTCAAGTTTTTGTTTGGAAGAAGCTGACTTCCAGGA
Protein-coding regions in this window:
- the murI gene encoding glutamate racemase produces the protein MIGIFDSGIGGLTVVKAVMEKIPSYDIIYFGDTARTPYGSKSSETVIQYAIEDTKFLLNNGAKVIVVACNTASSVATETIVNNFDVPVFEVITPAVELAIESSGKMSIGVIGTRATIKSSIYEKKIKAVNTAARVYSVACPLLVPLVEEGWINKPETAMIVKKYLHSLKVKQIDTLILGCTHYPLLKHIISRKIGKRVNIIDSSIGVANKLEIYLKEHPDVDNRLGKNGKTKIFVSDITEQFGKTAKATLRNSVVLEQIKI
- a CDS encoding glycosyltransferase family 9 protein: MQKNLLFIHQGAIGDIVSLFPAIIKLKENFKQIDAICNKSIGELACLLKLTDKTYPVQATFFSSLFSDNVNPVASKILSSYDEIILFSYSNELGKTISSIIQKRIYRIPPRPDANQQIHILNYILKLLAQYNLIDNENLPEKEYHDYLKKEIGNTKAQENGSKIIMHPGSGSTRKNWPASNFIKVCRNLESKKICSEIIIGPAEYDLGKYFKKHLPSNSIIHTPAKLLELLPLLKQSSGFIGNDSGISHLAAFMGIPAIVIFGPSDPKRWKPFGRFVKVIQSQTDCVPCFETGKSDCKEIKCLSDITPETVIDTLYLDLLKHNTVS